From the Prunus dulcis chromosome 4, ALMONDv2, whole genome shotgun sequence genome, one window contains:
- the LOC117626520 gene encoding protein HIGH CHLOROPHYLL FLUORESCENCE PHENOTYPE 173, chloroplastic, which produces MEFGVIKLSSPLSSSALNLQDYSSPVGRNHFKKSLHPQLLSSPLPKPFLQLNDRPHSFPYQQNSDHLSPRTYRRSISAEAGKQSWDLGRFLKTIFFFNEPPTPAKFFEFVSEKLSSPSPSKPEKKMETSGIVLVAGATGGVGRRVVDVLRKKGLPVRVLVRNEEKARKMLGPDVDLIVGDITKESTLVPEYFKGVRRVINAVSVIVGPKEGDTPDRQKYSQGIKFFEPEIKGDSPEKVEYIGIRNLINAVKGSVGLQDGKLLFGFEDNNYRELAWGALDDVVMGGVSESTFQIDPNGGENGGPTGIFKGVVSTANNGGFTSIRTKNLSTAEDLSAYDGLELRLKGDGRRYKLIVRTSRDWDTVGYTAGFDTVGDQWQTVRVPFSSLKPIFRARTVSDAPPFDPSNIVSLQLMFSKFEFDGKLNPTFVEGAFKLPLSSIRAYLKEPITPRFVHVGSAGVTRPDRPGLDLSKQPPAVRLNKELDFILTFKLKGEDLIRESGIPYTIVRPCALTEEPAGADLIFDQGDNITGKISREEVAQICVAALESPYASGKTFEVKSVVPFSEPFTVDPQNPPPEKDYNVYFKTLKDGITGKEILEQDPVPV; this is translated from the exons ATGGAATTTGGTGTCATTAAGCTATCTTCGCCTCTGTCTTCTTCAGCTCTCAATCTCCAG GATTATTCATCACCTGTTGGTAGGAATCATTTTAAAAAGTCTTTACATCCTCAGTTGCTGTCCTCTCCACTTCCTAAACCCTTTCTTCAACTTAATGACAGACCACACAGCTTTCCCTACCAACAAAACTCTGATCATCTCTCCCCAAGAACGTATCGAAGATCCATATCAGCAGAAGCTGGAAAGCAGAGTTGGGACTTGGGTAGATTTttgaaaacaatatttttcttcaacgAACCTCCCACTCCTGCTAAG TTCTTTGAGTTTGTAAGTGAGAAACTATCCAGCCCATCACCTAGTaaaccagaaaagaaaatggaaacttCTGGCATTGTCCTAGTGGCTGGAGCAACTGGTGGTGTAGGTCGAAGGGTGGTCGACGTCTTAAGGAAGAAAGGGCTTCCGGTCCGAGTATTG GTTAGAAATGAAGAGAAAGCAAGGAAAATGTTAGGCCCGGATGTTGACTTG attgtTGGAGACATTACTAAGGAGAGTACTCTGGTTCCCGAGTACTTCAAAGGAGTGAGGAGAGTGATTAATGCTGTTTCTGTCATTGTTGGTCCAAAGGAAGGTGACACTCCTGACAGGCAAAAATACAGCCAG GGAATCAAGTTCTTTGAACCAGAG ATCAAGGGGGATTCGCCTGAAAAGGTGGAGTACATTGGAATAAGAAATTTGATCAATGCTGTAAAAGGAAGCGTTGGACTTCAAGATGGAAAACTACTATTTGGATTTGAAG ATAATAATTATAGGGAATTGGCTTGGGGTGCTTTAGATGATGTTGTGATGGGTGGAGTGAGTGAAAGTACATTTCAGATTGATCCAAACGGTGGTGAAAATGGTGGACCAACTGGAATTTTTAAAG GGGTTGTTTCCACTGCAAACAATGGTGGTTTTACCAGTATCAGAACAAAG AATCTATCAACAGCTGAGGATCTCTCTGCATATGATGGTTTGGAGCTGCGCCTTAAAGGTGATGGTCGTCGCTATAAACTAATTGTTCGCACAAGTCGTGATTGGGATACTGTTGGTTACACAGCAGGCTTTGACACTGTTGGAGACCAGTGGCAGACA GTACGTGtgccattttcttctttgaagcCGATATTTCGAGCAAGAACCGTATCGGATGCACCACCTTTTGACCCCAGCAATATTGTATCATTGCAG CTCATGTTTAGcaagtttgaatttgatgggAAACTGAATCCTACTTTTGTGGAAGGGGCATTTAAGCTCCCATTATCAAGCATACGAGCATATCTAAAAGAGCCTATTACTCCCAG GTTCGTACACGTCGGTTCTGCAGGAGTTACCCGACCTGACAGGCCTGGACTTGATCTAAGTAAACAACCTCCTGCTGTTCGCTTAAACAAGGAATTGGATTTTATCCTGACATTCAAGTTGAAG GGGGAGGATTTAATACGGGAAAGTGGAATACCATATACAATTGTGAGGCCTTGTGCATTAACTGAGGAGCCTGCCGGAGCAGATCTCATTTTTGACCAAGGAGACAATATAACG GGTAAGATATCAAGAGAGGAGGTTGCTCAGATTTGTGTTGCTGCGTTGGAAAGCCCCTATGCATCTGGCAAGACATTTGAG
- the LOC117625779 gene encoding precursor of CEP14 — protein MPRLSALALIFLVVLASFAAASESRKLLDMKKQDGDGQYRKRVASLFLGALPKGTVPASTPSKKGHAVVINEKLIARHLSSNDRILAQAVPSPGVGH, from the coding sequence ATGCCTCGTCTAAGCGCTTTGGCACTCATTTTCTTAGTGGTCTTGGCCTCATTTGCGGCAGCTTCAGAAAGCAGAAAGCTTTTGGACATGAAGAAGCAGGATGGTGATGGCCAGTACAGGAAGAGAGTGGCTTCTCTGTTTCTGGGTGCCCTTCCAAAGGGCACAGTGCCAGCTTCTACGCCCAGCAAGAAGGGTCACGCCGTCGTCATCAACGAGAAGCTCATTGCTCGCCATCTCAGTAGCAACGATCGGATTCTGGCGCAGGCTGTTCCCAGCCCCGGTGTTGGCCATTGA